The following are encoded in a window of Collinsella aerofaciens genomic DNA:
- a CDS encoding prepilin peptidase has product MIYIPFWICIFAGAWIDARERRFPNELAGACAVAALAGVWLDRGVNTALDHAGLAVIVYLALMLTESLWRRLRQAPGIGMGDAKALFALCTLDPMGGIVAFAVALLALALSCLFTKSRSLPLLPFLVPIFAIIEVVGCTL; this is encoded by the coding sequence ATGATCTATATCCCGTTTTGGATTTGCATCTTTGCCGGCGCGTGGATTGATGCCCGTGAGCGGCGGTTTCCCAATGAGCTTGCCGGCGCATGTGCCGTGGCGGCGTTAGCAGGCGTTTGGCTCGACAGGGGCGTTAACACTGCACTTGATCATGCCGGTCTTGCGGTCATCGTCTACCTTGCCCTTATGCTTACTGAGTCGCTCTGGCGGCGCCTTCGTCAAGCCCCGGGGATTGGCATGGGGGACGCCAAAGCACTCTTCGCGCTTTGCACGCTCGACCCTATGGGTGGCATCGTGGCATTTGCCGTCGCACTCCTGGCCCTGGCCCTCTCCTGCCTCTTCACAAAATCGCGCTCCCTGCCATTGCTCCCGTTTTTAGTGCCGATTTTTGCCATAATCGAGGTCGTGGGCTGCACTCTGTAA
- a CDS encoding RluA family pseudouridine synthase: MADIHILVADDSAGQRLDAYLGANDGCPTRSACAHLIEGGAVAVNGETCLSKKCAVRAGDRISVDLPEPHDPTDVIPEAIPLDIRYEDDYLIVLSKQRGLVCHPAHGHESGTLANALVYHCGIDHLGTVQGEDRPGIVHRLDRDTSGLMLAAKDDDTQRALQNLIRTRTLDRRYITLVHGHIAMDEGTINTGIARSTRDRVKMAVSDDPFARQAITTFKVLERFDSTRFDDGYTLVECHLFTGRTHQIRVHMRHINHACVGDPLYGKCDARADQGLTRQFLHSWRVAFDHPVTGERIECRDELPWDLAAVLDDLAPRSLGRTAAGDDIVPQLGLLEA, encoded by the coding sequence ATGGCCGACATCCATATTCTTGTTGCCGACGATTCCGCTGGTCAGCGTCTTGACGCCTATTTGGGCGCCAACGATGGCTGTCCCACGCGCTCTGCCTGCGCGCATCTGATCGAGGGAGGCGCCGTTGCCGTCAACGGTGAGACTTGTCTCTCTAAAAAGTGCGCCGTACGCGCCGGCGATCGCATCTCGGTCGACTTGCCCGAGCCGCACGACCCGACCGACGTGATTCCCGAGGCCATTCCCCTCGATATCCGCTACGAGGACGACTACCTTATCGTGCTCTCCAAGCAGCGGGGCCTGGTGTGCCATCCCGCCCATGGCCACGAGAGCGGCACCCTTGCGAACGCTCTGGTCTACCACTGCGGCATCGACCATCTTGGTACCGTACAGGGTGAGGACCGCCCCGGGATCGTGCATCGCCTGGATCGCGATACCTCGGGTCTCATGCTTGCGGCAAAGGACGACGACACGCAGCGCGCGCTTCAAAATCTCATTCGCACGCGCACGCTCGATCGTCGCTATATCACGCTCGTTCACGGGCACATCGCCATGGACGAGGGCACCATCAATACCGGTATCGCCCGTTCTACGCGCGACCGCGTCAAGATGGCGGTTTCGGACGACCCCTTTGCCCGTCAGGCCATTACGACCTTTAAAGTCCTCGAGCGCTTCGATTCCACGCGTTTCGACGACGGCTATACGCTCGTCGAGTGCCACCTGTTTACGGGCCGCACACATCAGATTCGCGTGCATATGCGCCATATCAACCACGCCTGCGTGGGCGATCCGCTCTACGGTAAGTGCGATGCGCGTGCCGATCAGGGTCTGACCAGGCAATTCCTTCATTCCTGGCGCGTCGCATTCGACCATCCCGTGACGGGTGAGCGCATCGAATGCCGCGACGAGCTGCCTTGGGATCTTGCTGCGGTTCTTGACGACCTGGCCCCGCGCTCGCTTGGCCGCACCGCCGCCGGCGACGACATCGTCCCGCAGCTTGGCCTTCTCGAAGCCTAG
- a CDS encoding RNA polymerase sigma factor SigF, whose protein sequence is MTERSRSGKTAWDKEKTRELFRRYKETGDPDAREQLVMSHMNLVRFLANKFKNRGEPLDDLMQVGYLGLLKAIDRFDPERGLEFTTFATPTILGEIKRHFRDKGWSVRVPRRLQELSAKVNQATDKLTNELQRSPKVEEIAEYLDVTVDEVLEAMESSSAYTSVPIEAPGASDSDDAPSILDRYADDDNELDFTDDRLVIEEAIRDFSPREREVIELRFVKGMTQIEIAKKLGISQVQVSRLLRRTLKKIQDKIDPDGVMIRS, encoded by the coding sequence ATGACCGAACGTTCCCGGAGCGGTAAGACCGCTTGGGACAAGGAGAAAACCCGCGAGCTGTTTCGTCGCTATAAAGAGACCGGTGACCCGGACGCACGCGAGCAGCTCGTCATGTCCCACATGAACCTGGTAAGGTTTCTTGCCAACAAGTTTAAGAACCGCGGCGAGCCGCTCGATGACCTGATGCAGGTTGGTTATTTGGGCCTGCTCAAGGCTATCGACCGCTTTGACCCTGAGCGCGGACTCGAGTTCACCACGTTTGCCACGCCTACCATCTTGGGCGAGATTAAGCGTCACTTCCGCGACAAGGGCTGGAGCGTGCGCGTGCCCCGTCGCTTGCAGGAGCTCTCGGCCAAGGTCAACCAGGCTACCGATAAGCTCACCAACGAGCTACAGCGCTCGCCTAAGGTTGAGGAAATCGCTGAGTACTTGGACGTGACGGTCGATGAGGTGCTGGAGGCTATGGAATCGTCTTCGGCCTATACCTCGGTGCCCATCGAGGCTCCTGGTGCGTCCGATTCCGACGATGCCCCCTCGATTCTCGACCGTTACGCCGACGACGACAACGAGCTCGACTTTACCGATGACCGTCTAGTGATCGAGGAAGCCATCCGTGATTTCTCGCCGCGCGAGCGCGAGGTGATCGAGCTGCGCTTTGTGAAGGGCATGACCCAGATTGAGATCGCCAAGAAGCTTGGTATTTCTCAGGTGCAGGTTTCGCGTCTGCTGCGCCGCACGCTTAAGAAGATTCAGGACAAGATCGACCCCGACGGAGTGATGATTCGTTCATGA
- the alaS gene encoding alanine--tRNA ligase, whose protein sequence is MSADYPSMTTAEIRSKFLNFFEERGLKLYPSSSLVPDDPSLLLANAGMNQFKEYYQGKKTMKEIGAISCQKCVRTNDIDCIGEDGRHLSFFEMLGDFSFGGVSKQQACAWAFELITKEFKLPLDRLYFTVFTEDDETHDVWRSLGVAEDHISRLGEDDNFWAAGPTGPCGPCSEIYFDMGEEVGCGSPDCKPGCDCDRFLEFWNLVFTQYDRQEDGSMPELPHRNLDTGMGLERMAAIMQHKTANYDGDLMQHLIKLGEEISGKTYDADDYSGASRSLRIIADHSRAVDFMISDGILPGNEGREYVLRRLLRRAVFHGRLLGIEGAFLTKFIDEVNAQMGEAYPELLKNVALVKGIVASEEERFSTTLDNGRVYLDEALAALADGSVLPGDVAFKLHDTFGFPIDLTVEIAGAAGHDVDMDGFTACMEDQKARARANAKGDAWGSFNDVWVELSDKVAATEFDGYDNDAIEGAKVVAIVRNGESVESAAAGEDVEVVLDRTPFYAEMGGQQGDAGELSAEGVVLTVADTKNHNGLYAHVAHVAEGTLTVGATVTAALDAERRGFLRRNHTATHLLDAALKQVLGEHVSQAGSLVTPEHLRFDFTHFEALSSEQLKAVEDLVNQQIFASKPVVTRVMGIDEAKAAGAVALFGEKYGDVVRVVSVGAEDQPFSRELCGGTHAANTAEIGLFKIISESSTGSNVRRIEAVTSKGALDYMADRLALVDAAAAALKCRVDEVPARVENLQAELRETSNKLKKALTGGSSDAISSAIEDAVELDGYKLVVAELQGLEAADLRNVWDTVHQKVAGPVACVVASVTEKGTPALLAAGSDDAVKAGFHAGNVIKQIAGLVDGRGGGRPNMAQAGGKNAAGIADALAAAKTALGA, encoded by the coding sequence ATGAGTGCTGACTACCCGTCAATGACTACGGCTGAGATTCGCTCCAAGTTCCTCAACTTCTTTGAGGAGCGCGGTCTTAAGCTCTATCCTTCTTCGTCCCTCGTCCCCGACGATCCTTCGCTGCTGCTTGCCAACGCCGGCATGAACCAGTTTAAGGAGTATTACCAGGGCAAGAAGACCATGAAGGAGATCGGCGCGATCTCCTGCCAGAAGTGCGTCCGCACCAACGACATCGACTGCATCGGCGAGGACGGCCGTCACCTGTCCTTCTTTGAGATGCTCGGCGACTTCTCCTTTGGCGGCGTCTCCAAGCAGCAGGCCTGCGCCTGGGCCTTTGAGCTCATCACCAAGGAGTTCAAGCTGCCGCTCGACCGCCTGTACTTCACCGTCTTTACCGAGGACGACGAGACCCACGACGTGTGGCGTTCCCTGGGCGTTGCCGAGGACCACATCTCGCGTCTGGGGGAGGACGACAACTTCTGGGCCGCCGGCCCCACCGGCCCCTGCGGTCCGTGCTCCGAGATCTACTTTGACATGGGCGAGGAGGTCGGCTGCGGCAGCCCCGACTGTAAGCCCGGCTGCGACTGCGACCGCTTCCTGGAGTTCTGGAACCTCGTCTTTACCCAGTACGACCGCCAGGAGGACGGCTCCATGCCGGAGCTGCCGCACCGCAACCTCGATACGGGCATGGGCCTGGAGCGCATGGCCGCTATCATGCAGCACAAGACCGCCAACTACGACGGCGATCTGATGCAGCACCTCATCAAGCTGGGCGAGGAGATCAGCGGCAAGACCTATGACGCCGACGATTACTCCGGTGCCAGCCGCTCGCTGCGTATCATCGCCGATCACTCCCGTGCCGTCGACTTTATGATTTCCGACGGCATCCTCCCCGGTAACGAGGGCCGCGAGTACGTCCTTCGCCGCCTGCTCCGCCGCGCCGTGTTCCACGGTCGCCTGCTGGGCATCGAGGGCGCCTTCCTGACCAAGTTTATCGACGAGGTCAACGCTCAGATGGGCGAGGCCTATCCTGAGCTGCTCAAGAACGTCGCGCTCGTCAAGGGTATCGTCGCCTCCGAGGAGGAGCGCTTCTCCACGACGCTCGACAACGGTCGCGTCTACCTGGATGAGGCCCTGGCAGCGCTTGCCGACGGCTCCGTCCTTCCGGGCGACGTTGCCTTTAAGCTGCACGACACCTTTGGTTTCCCCATTGACCTGACTGTCGAGATCGCCGGCGCTGCTGGCCACGACGTCGACATGGACGGCTTCACCGCCTGCATGGAGGACCAGAAGGCCCGCGCTCGTGCCAACGCCAAGGGCGATGCCTGGGGCAGCTTCAACGACGTGTGGGTCGAGCTTTCCGACAAGGTCGCCGCGACCGAGTTCGACGGCTATGACAACGATGCGATCGAGGGTGCCAAGGTTGTCGCCATCGTTCGCAACGGCGAGTCCGTCGAGTCCGCTGCCGCCGGCGAGGACGTCGAGGTCGTGCTCGACCGCACCCCGTTCTACGCCGAGATGGGCGGCCAGCAGGGTGACGCCGGCGAGCTTTCCGCCGAGGGCGTTGTTCTGACCGTTGCCGATACCAAGAACCACAACGGCCTGTATGCCCATGTCGCACACGTTGCCGAGGGCACGCTGACCGTCGGTGCTACCGTGACCGCCGCGCTCGACGCCGAGCGCCGTGGTTTCCTGCGCCGCAACCACACCGCCACCCACCTGCTCGACGCTGCCCTTAAGCAGGTCCTGGGCGAGCATGTCTCCCAGGCCGGCTCGCTGGTGACGCCCGAGCACCTGCGCTTTGACTTTACGCACTTCGAGGCCCTGTCCTCCGAGCAGCTCAAGGCTGTTGAGGACCTGGTCAACCAGCAGATCTTCGCTTCCAAGCCGGTCGTGACCCGTGTCATGGGCATCGACGAGGCTAAGGCTGCCGGCGCTGTTGCCCTGTTTGGCGAGAAGTATGGCGACGTCGTCCGCGTCGTCTCCGTGGGCGCTGAGGACCAGCCGTTCTCCCGCGAACTCTGCGGTGGCACACACGCTGCCAACACCGCCGAGATCGGCCTGTTCAAGATCATTTCCGAGTCCTCCACGGGCTCCAATGTCCGCCGTATCGAGGCCGTGACCTCTAAGGGTGCCCTCGACTATATGGCCGACCGCCTGGCACTCGTTGACGCCGCCGCCGCTGCGCTCAAGTGCCGCGTAGACGAGGTTCCCGCCCGCGTGGAGAACCTGCAGGCCGAGCTGCGCGAGACGTCCAATAAGCTCAAGAAGGCTCTGACCGGTGGCTCCTCCGACGCCATCTCCAGCGCCATCGAGGACGCCGTCGAGCTTGACGGCTATAAGCTCGTTGTCGCTGAGCTCCAGGGCCTTGAGGCTGCCGACCTGCGCAACGTATGGGATACCGTGCATCAGAAGGTCGCCGGCCCTGTCGCTTGTGTCGTCGCCAGTGTGACTGAGAAGGGCACTCCGGCCCTGCTCGCTGCCGGCTCCGATGACGCCGTCAAGGCCGGTTTCCACGCCGGTAACGTGATCAAGCAGATCGCGGGTCTGGTCGACGGTCGCGGTGGCGGTCGTCCCAACATGGCCCAGGCCGGTGGCAAGAATGCTGCCGGCATCGCCGATGCCCTCGCGGCCGCTAAGACCGCGCTCGGCGCCTAA
- a CDS encoding deoxyguanosinetriphosphate triphosphohydrolase family protein — protein MATNQETAAIKARMDRIPSALSPELVERIAANRASGTVNPYRCNDDQVIRRVDRDADKGTLMRPAFMRDTEKILHLPAYTRYAGKTQVFSFRSNDDLSRRGLHVQLVSRIARDIGRALGLNCDLIEAIGLGHDLGHTPFGHAGERFLNDIYHERTGRYFFHNVQSVRVLDALYGRNVSLQTLDGVLCHNGEYEQRVFELSDMGSFDQFDRTVEDCIATGYSAIEHLRPMTLEGCVVRISDILAYAGRDRQDAIAAGLLSPDAFDDGLGGAYNSWILTHASIDIVEHSYGKPRIEMSEDLFEEIRRAKRENYEKIYSKGGIEGDSETELREAFEKLYDRCLQDINEGDESSYIFKHHISRIERQLSYYNRTYAWQDDKDQTVVDYISSMTDGYFCELTSKLFPGLKFPHRTYINER, from the coding sequence ATGGCAACTAATCAAGAAACGGCCGCCATCAAGGCGCGTATGGACCGTATTCCTTCGGCGTTGTCGCCCGAGCTCGTCGAGCGCATTGCCGCCAATCGTGCTTCGGGCACTGTCAATCCGTATCGTTGCAACGACGACCAGGTCATTCGTCGTGTCGATCGCGATGCGGACAAAGGCACGCTTATGCGTCCGGCGTTTATGCGCGATACCGAAAAAATCCTCCATCTACCGGCGTACACCCGTTATGCAGGCAAAACGCAGGTTTTTAGCTTTCGAAGCAACGACGACTTGTCGCGTCGTGGTCTACACGTGCAGCTCGTCTCGCGCATTGCGCGCGATATCGGTCGCGCCCTCGGGCTCAACTGCGATCTGATTGAAGCGATCGGTCTGGGTCACGACTTGGGGCACACGCCTTTCGGCCATGCCGGCGAGCGATTCCTCAACGATATCTATCACGAGCGCACGGGTCGTTATTTTTTCCATAACGTGCAGTCGGTCCGCGTGCTCGATGCGCTGTACGGTCGCAACGTGTCGCTTCAGACGCTCGATGGCGTGCTCTGCCACAACGGCGAGTACGAGCAGCGTGTGTTCGAGCTCTCGGACATGGGTTCCTTTGACCAGTTCGATCGAACCGTCGAGGATTGCATTGCCACAGGCTATAGCGCAATTGAGCACTTGCGCCCCATGACGCTTGAGGGCTGTGTCGTTCGCATCTCGGATATTCTTGCCTATGCGGGGCGTGATCGCCAAGACGCCATTGCGGCGGGCCTGCTGTCACCCGACGCTTTTGACGATGGGCTTGGCGGAGCATACAACAGCTGGATTCTCACGCATGCCTCTATCGATATCGTCGAGCACAGCTATGGCAAGCCGCGCATCGAGATGAGCGAGGACCTGTTCGAGGAAATCCGCCGCGCTAAGCGCGAGAACTACGAGAAGATCTATAGCAAGGGCGGCATCGAGGGCGACTCCGAAACGGAGCTGCGCGAGGCGTTCGAAAAGCTCTATGACCGTTGCCTGCAGGATATAAACGAAGGCGACGAGTCTTCGTATATCTTTAAGCATCACATTTCGCGCATTGAGCGGCAGCTTTCCTACTACAATCGCACCTATGCATGGCAGGATGATAAAGATCAGACCGTAGTGGATTACATTTCGAGCATGACGGACGGCTATTTCTGTGAGCTGACGAGCAAGCTGTTCCCGGGGCTGAAGTTTCCGCATCGTACCTATATTAACGAACGGTAG
- a CDS encoding ATP-binding protein has product MSSEANCPITLTVAGDPRLARLVRMTAANVGALCSMSVDRIEDIRMAAEEAFIFGCTAVDCDDITIKFDVDETHVGMTITFGDQATVDEDDQAAVYAELIFASVCDSYEKTTAPLTLSLDLKADI; this is encoded by the coding sequence ATGAGTAGCGAAGCAAACTGCCCTATCACGCTGACCGTTGCCGGTGACCCGCGTCTCGCTCGCCTTGTGCGCATGACGGCAGCCAACGTTGGTGCCCTGTGCTCTATGTCTGTCGATCGCATCGAGGACATCCGCATGGCTGCTGAGGAGGCTTTCATCTTTGGTTGCACCGCGGTCGACTGCGATGACATCACCATCAAATTCGATGTCGATGAGACCCACGTTGGCATGACTATTACCTTTGGGGACCAGGCTACGGTCGATGAAGACGACCAGGCTGCGGTGTATGCCGAGCTCATCTTCGCGAGCGTGTGCGACTCCTACGAAAAGACTACGGCGCCCCTGACGCTTTCCCTCGACCTCAAGGCGGATATCTAA
- a CDS encoding AI-2E family transporter has translation MSEHPQQTDRVLRDTRILTLRIWAVVGCIVIAAVIFNLMGILAPVIEFLAVGSIIAFVMSPITNWLEHHGVNRGIGSLIALIVVAVLVGVVCILSPILFGQIMEVLSRLPEQLRVAGGDLNEMISHAKTLNNTPLKEYLDDNLSSLVTVASKYVSQIAAELGRGVFPLITNTASQLFVIFLGLVLAYWMACDYPRMHHEICTIIGQEKETSYRFMVAILSRSVGGYMRGMVVTSICGGFLAFIGFMIIGHPYAALMAIFTGIMHLVPVVGPWVSAAIATVLGFMFSPMLALWTLIVTMVAQNVTDNVISPKVMQSSVQVHPIMSLTALVIGSALMGPIGMIIAIPLCAALKGIFVYYFENETGRQLVAYDGAVFKGTPYRDADDNPVAAYDALGDDTFIYESELIGNETAPEAQAMPKPELDNPWIKLSGLQPDATGFFKNPFAKDDDSNTDDDTKTGIDGSMDDSDSK, from the coding sequence ATGAGTGAGCACCCCCAACAAACCGATCGCGTGCTGCGCGACACCCGCATTCTGACGCTGCGCATTTGGGCTGTTGTCGGCTGCATTGTTATTGCTGCTGTCATCTTTAACCTTATGGGCATCCTGGCACCGGTTATCGAGTTTCTCGCTGTTGGTTCCATCATTGCCTTTGTGATGTCCCCGATCACCAACTGGCTCGAGCACCATGGCGTGAATCGCGGCATCGGTTCGCTTATCGCGCTTATTGTTGTTGCCGTGCTCGTCGGTGTCGTTTGCATCTTGTCGCCGATTCTCTTTGGCCAGATCATGGAAGTCCTGAGCCGCCTGCCCGAGCAGCTTCGTGTTGCTGGTGGCGATCTCAACGAGATGATCTCGCATGCCAAGACGCTCAACAACACGCCGCTCAAGGAGTATTTGGACGATAATCTTTCGTCGCTTGTTACCGTGGCATCGAAGTACGTGTCTCAGATCGCTGCCGAGCTTGGCCGCGGTGTGTTCCCGCTCATCACCAATACGGCCTCGCAGTTGTTCGTGATCTTCCTTGGTCTGGTGCTTGCGTACTGGATGGCCTGCGACTACCCTCGCATGCACCACGAGATTTGCACCATCATCGGTCAGGAGAAGGAGACCTCGTACCGCTTTATGGTCGCCATCCTTTCTCGCTCTGTCGGCGGCTACATGCGCGGTATGGTCGTGACGTCCATCTGCGGTGGTTTCCTCGCCTTTATCGGTTTTATGATCATCGGCCATCCGTATGCGGCGCTCATGGCTATCTTTACCGGCATCATGCATTTGGTTCCGGTCGTTGGTCCTTGGGTGAGCGCAGCAATCGCCACGGTGCTCGGTTTCATGTTCAGCCCCATGTTGGCGTTATGGACGCTCATCGTGACGATGGTCGCGCAAAACGTCACAGACAACGTGATTTCTCCTAAGGTCATGCAGAGCTCAGTGCAGGTGCATCCCATCATGAGCCTCACGGCGCTCGTTATTGGCTCGGCACTCATGGGTCCCATCGGCATGATTATTGCCATCCCGCTGTGTGCGGCCCTCAAGGGTATCTTCGTGTACTACTTCGAGAATGAGACCGGCCGACAGCTTGTGGCCTATGACGGCGCCGTTTTTAAGGGCACACCGTACCGCGATGCCGATGACAACCCGGTCGCCGCCTACGACGCGCTCGGCGACGACACCTTCATTTATGAGTCCGAGCTCATCGGTAACGAGACTGCGCCCGAGGCCCAGGCCATGCCCAAGCCCGAGCTCGATAATCCCTGGATCAAGCTCTCGGGTCTGCAGCCCGATGCGACGGGCTTCTTCAAGAACCCCTTCGCCAAGGATGATGATTCCAATACGGACGACGACACCAAAACCGGCATCGACGGTTCCATGGACGATTCGGATTCTAAATAG
- a CDS encoding glycosyltransferase family 2 protein: MLAFLQTNTPIVIFNQIVVTLLTVCFLYQVVFFVIGALRGEVAPPKAKKLHRYAFFIAAHNEEAVIANLVRSIKDQDYPSELIEVFVVADACTDNTAQLAREAGAIVYERNDLARKGKSWVMDFGFDRILNEYPDTFEGYFIFDADNVISRDYVSKMNDAFDQGFHVVTSYRNSKNFGSSWISAANATWYLREARFLNNARNICKTSCAVSGSGYLISASVIEGMHGWQFHTLTEDIQFTTFCAIHGIRIGYAPAEFFDEQPVTFKASWKQRMRWTKGFYQVFFTYGKHLVKSTFRYHRFAAYDMFMTIAPGMLLSLILMLANATFLIVGGLSHGFLATEVEMQACAASLIMTFAMMYLTFFILALLTTIFEYKHIHCPQKWRLVTNLFTFPIFMFSYIPITVAALFLKVDWVPTQHAVSVTLDEVMQGAK, encoded by the coding sequence ATGCTCGCCTTTTTACAAACTAACACGCCCATCGTGATCTTTAACCAGATTGTGGTTACGCTGCTCACGGTCTGCTTTCTGTACCAGGTGGTCTTCTTTGTCATTGGCGCTCTTCGTGGCGAGGTCGCGCCTCCCAAGGCCAAAAAACTTCACCGCTATGCCTTCTTTATCGCGGCGCATAACGAGGAGGCCGTGATCGCCAACCTCGTTCGCTCCATCAAGGATCAGGATTATCCGTCCGAGCTTATCGAGGTCTTCGTGGTCGCCGATGCCTGCACCGACAACACGGCGCAGCTCGCGCGCGAGGCGGGCGCCATCGTTTATGAGCGCAACGACCTGGCCCGCAAGGGTAAGAGCTGGGTCATGGACTTTGGTTTTGATCGCATCCTTAACGAGTATCCCGACACGTTTGAGGGCTACTTTATCTTCGATGCCGATAACGTCATCTCCCGCGATTACGTGTCCAAGATGAACGATGCCTTTGACCAGGGATTCCACGTGGTCACGAGCTATCGTAACTCCAAGAACTTCGGCAGCTCGTGGATCTCGGCAGCTAATGCCACTTGGTACCTGCGTGAGGCGCGCTTTCTCAACAACGCGCGCAATATCTGCAAGACTTCTTGCGCTGTCTCGGGTTCGGGCTACCTCATCTCCGCCAGCGTTATCGAGGGCATGCACGGTTGGCAGTTCCACACGCTGACCGAGGACATTCAGTTCACCACGTTCTGCGCCATTCACGGCATTCGCATTGGCTATGCGCCGGCGGAGTTCTTTGACGAACAACCCGTGACGTTTAAGGCGTCCTGGAAACAGCGCATGCGTTGGACCAAGGGCTTCTACCAGGTGTTCTTTACTTACGGTAAGCACCTGGTCAAGTCGACCTTCCGCTACCATCGCTTTGCCGCCTACGACATGTTCATGACGATCGCCCCGGGTATGCTGCTGTCGCTCATCTTGATGCTCGCCAATGCGACGTTCCTGATCGTGGGTGGACTCTCGCACGGCTTTTTGGCTACCGAAGTCGAGATGCAGGCCTGTGCCGCTTCGCTCATTATGACCTTCGCCATGATGTATCTGACTTTCTTTATCCTGGCGCTGCTCACGACTATCTTTGAGTACAAGCACATTCACTGCCCGCAAAAGTGGCGTCTGGTGACTAACCTGTTTACCTTCCCGATCTTTATGTTCAGCTATATCCCCATCACGGTGGCCGCGCTGTTCCTGAAGGTCGACTGGGTCCCGACGCAGCACGCCGTCAGCGTTACCCTTGACGAGGTCATGCAAGGCGCCAAATAA
- a CDS encoding replication-associated recombination protein A: MDDLFSASTRERSFKNAPLAVRMRPNSLDEYVGQQKAVGKGSWLRAAIEHDVLSSVILYGPAGTGKTTLAHIIANHTKSEFVEVSAVTGTVKDLRRVIDEAKTRLNTYDRRTILFIDEIHRFSKSQQDALLHAVENRTVIMIGATTENPYFEVNSALLSRGRVVELEHLKDEAIATLIERALEAPQGLNGKFSADEDTVKTICTLAAGDARSALTTLELASEIAVTRPDTEGTPAPAAGERYPITVDDVKIANPRRGFTYDKNGDMHYDIISAFIKSMRGSDPDATIYWLARMIDAGEDPKFIARRIMIHASEDVGNADPQALLVAHAAFKSAEVIGYPECRINLAQAALYVCLAPKSNACEASIDAALADIHSSGLREVPSYLRDRHRPGSDEYGVYKYPHDYPEGWVDQRYLPEGLERGVFWQPAGRGWEEWRVEQSERDRSGNAPK; the protein is encoded by the coding sequence ATGGACGACCTTTTTTCTGCCTCGACGCGCGAGCGTTCCTTTAAAAATGCGCCGCTTGCGGTGCGCATGCGCCCCAATTCGCTCGACGAGTATGTGGGCCAGCAAAAGGCCGTCGGTAAGGGCTCATGGTTGCGTGCCGCGATCGAGCACGACGTGCTTTCGAGCGTGATTCTGTACGGGCCGGCCGGTACGGGTAAGACGACGCTGGCCCACATTATCGCCAACCATACCAAGAGCGAGTTTGTCGAGGTCAGCGCCGTCACGGGTACTGTGAAGGACCTGCGTCGCGTGATTGACGAGGCCAAGACGCGCCTGAATACCTACGACCGCCGCACCATTCTATTCATCGATGAGATTCACCGCTTCTCTAAGTCGCAGCAGGATGCCCTGCTGCATGCAGTTGAGAACCGTACCGTCATTATGATTGGCGCTACGACAGAGAACCCGTACTTTGAGGTCAACTCGGCACTGTTGTCGCGCGGGCGCGTGGTGGAGCTTGAACATCTGAAGGATGAGGCTATCGCCACGCTTATTGAGCGTGCGCTCGAGGCACCACAGGGCTTGAACGGAAAGTTCTCGGCCGATGAGGATACGGTCAAGACCATTTGCACGCTGGCAGCGGGTGACGCTCGCTCGGCGCTCACGACGCTCGAGCTTGCGAGCGAGATTGCCGTCACGCGTCCCGATACCGAGGGAACGCCAGCGCCTGCGGCGGGGGAGCGCTATCCCATCACCGTGGATGACGTGAAGATTGCCAACCCGCGTCGCGGCTTTACGTATGACAAAAACGGCGACATGCACTACGACATCATCAGTGCGTTCATCAAGTCCATGCGCGGTAGTGACCCCGATGCCACGATCTATTGGCTCGCGCGCATGATCGATGCTGGGGAGGATCCTAAGTTTATCGCTCGCCGCATTATGATTCACGCTTCTGAGGATGTTGGCAACGCCGACCCGCAGGCGCTTTTGGTGGCGCATGCCGCGTTTAAGTCTGCCGAGGTCATTGGCTATCCCGAGTGCCGCATTAACCTGGCTCAGGCTGCACTCTATGTGTGCTTGGCGCCAAAATCCAACGCGTGTGAGGCTTCGATCGATGCGGCGCTGGCCGATATCCATTCTAGTGGGCTTCGCGAGGTGCCGAGTTATCTGCGCGATCGCCATCGCCCGGGCAGCGATGAATACGGTGTGTATAAGTATCCACATGATTATCCCGAAGGCTGGGTCGATCAGCGCTATTTGCCCGAGGGACTGGAGCGCGGCGTGTTCTGGCAGCCTGCCGGCCGCGGTTGGGAAGAATGGCGCGTAGAGCAAAGCGAACGCGACCGCAGCGGGAATGCACCGAAGTAG